One window of the Pristis pectinata isolate sPriPec2 chromosome 13, sPriPec2.1.pri, whole genome shotgun sequence genome contains the following:
- the dhodh gene encoding dihydroorotate dehydrogenase (quinone), mitochondrial, which translates to MAGSMLQRRLKEAVQVLGSGTCLFFAYCTAVGDEKFYANHLMPTLQRFLDPETAHTFAVRFISWGLIPHSKCKDSSALEVNVFGQKFKNPVGIAAGFDKHAEAVDGLYKMGFGFVEVGTVTPQPQDGNPRPRVFRLDTDQAVINRYGFNSHGLAVVQRRLQARSEIQAQLTKGGRPLGINLGKNKLSRDAASDYVEGVRELGPLADYLVVNVSSPNTPGLRALQGKEELRSLLEKVMKERDHLKVNRKPAVLLKIAPDLTAEDKKDIARVVTELGVDGLIVTNTTVSRPQTLQDPLQTQGGGLSGAPLKEMSTKTVNEMYSLTKGRVPIIGVGGISSGADVLEKIRAGATLIQLYTAFTYQGPPVVAKIKRELEQLLKEQGFSSVAEAVGADHRPGGSQVPAVTMDNIQGASVAAIEAATA; encoded by the exons ATGGCTGGGAGCATGTTGCAG AGACGTTTGAAAGAGGCTGTTCAGGTGCTGGGCAGTGGCACTTGTCTGTTTTttgcttattgcactgcagttgggGATGAAAAATTTTACGCTAACCACCTGATGCCTACACTACAGAGGTTTCTGGATCCAGAAACAGCACATACTTTTGCTGTCCGTTTTATTTCTTGGGGATTAATCCCTCATTCAAAATGCAAGGATTCTTCTGCCCTG GAGGTAAATGTATTTGGCCAAAAATTCAAGAACCCAGTTGGAATTGCTGCAGGGTTTGACAAACATGCGGAGGCAGTGGATGGCCTCTACAAGATGGGGTTTGGATTTGTGGAGGTGGGAACTGTCACACCACAACCCCAGGATGGTAATCCCAGACCCAGGGTCTTCAGACTGGACACAGATCAGGCTGTCATCAACAG ATATGGCTTTAATAGTCATGGGCTTGCTGTTGTCCAGAGAAGGCTTCAGGCTCGGTCAGAAATTCAGGCGCAGCTTACGAAAG GGGGGAGACCTTTGGGTATAAATCTCGGAAAGAACAAGCTCTCTAGGGATGCTGCATCTGACTATGTGGAAGGAGTCCGAGAGCTGGGCCCATTAGCTGACTACCTGGTTGTGAATGTGTCCAGTCCCAACACCCCAGGTTTAAGAGCGCTTCAGGGCAAGGAGGAGCTCCGCAGCCTGTTGGAAAAG GTAATGAAGGAAAGGGATCACCTGAAAGTCAATCGGAAACCAGCTGTACTTCTGAAAATTGCTCCAGACCTGACAGCTGAAGATAAAAAAGATATTGCCCGTGTCGTAACAGAG CTGGGGGTTGATGGTCTTATTGTGACGAACACGACAGTCAGTAGACCGCAGACTCTTCAGGACCCATTACAGACTCAGGGTGGTGGCTTAAGTGGAGCACCACTCAAGGAAATGTCTACAAAAACTGTGAATGAGATGTATTCCCTAACCAAAG GAAGAGTTCCTATTATTGGGGTGGGCGGAATTAGTAGCGGAGCTGACGTCCTTGAGAAGATACGGGCAGGAGCAACTTTGATCCAGTTGTACACGGCCTTTACATATCAAGGGCCTCCTGTGGTAGCCAAAATCAAACGTGAATTAGAACAACTGTTAAA GGAACAAGGATTTTCCAGTGTTGCTGAAGCAGTGGGTGCAGATCACAGGCCTGGAGGATCACAGGTGCCAGCAGTCACAATGGATAACATTCAAGGAGCATCTGTTGCTGCAATCGAGGCAGCCACTGCATAG